One genomic segment of Oenanthe melanoleuca isolate GR-GAL-2019-014 chromosome 5, OMel1.0, whole genome shotgun sequence includes these proteins:
- the CTNND1 gene encoding catenin delta-1 isoform X3, whose translation MQDPGQIVEETYTMEEDPEGAMSVVSVETSDDGTTRRTETTVKKVVKTVTTRTVQQVPMGPDGLPLETSPVTSSYVQTMDRNFRKNGNGGPGSYLGQAGTATLPRNYHYPDGYGRPYEDGYPGSDHSYGSLSRVTRIDERWRPSMDTYRAPSRQDIYGPQPQVRVGGSNMDLNHFHPEPYGLEDDQRSVGFEDVDYGLMSDYGTARRAGTPSDARRRLRSCEDMLVDEVAPDRYYWAPLAQHERGSLASLDSLRKGGPAPGNWRQPELPEVIAMLSFRLDAVKSNAAAYLQHLCYRNDKVKTEVRRLKGIPVLVGLLDHPKKEVHYGACGALKNISFGKDQDNKIAIKNCDGVPALVRLLRKAHDMDLTEVITGTLWNLSSHDSIKMAIVDHALHALTDEVVIPRSGWEREPNEDSKPRHIEWESVLTNTAGCLRNVSSERSEARRKLRECDGLVDALIYIVQSEIGQKDSDSKLVENCVCLLRNLSYQVHREIPHAERYQETPLVPANNAGPHNASCFGAKKGKGKKLPEDPGADTVDFPKRTTPAKGYELLFQPEVVRIYISLLKESKTPAILEASAGAIQNLCAGSWTYGRCIRSALRQEKGLSAIADLLSHDSERVVKAASGALRNLAVDLRNKELIGKHAIPNLVKNLPGGQQTPAKNLSEDTVVSILNTINEVIVDNLEAAKKLRETQGIEKLVLINKSGNRSEREVRAAALVLQTVWGYKELRKPLEKEGWKKSDFQVNLSNASRTQGGNSFDDSTLPLIDRNQKTDKKSSREEIQMSNMGPDNYSTLNERDHSRTLDRSGDLGEMEPVKAAPLMQEEGQESQPEVEEEEEDAAVPSPMSQKI comes from the exons ATGCAGGACCCGGGCCAGATCGTGGAGGAGACGTACACCATGGAGGAGGACCCTGAAGGTGCCATGTCGGTCGTGTCTGTGGAGACATCAGATGATGGGACAACTCGGCGTACAGAGACCACG GTGAAGAAAGTGGTGAAGACTGTGACCACCCGGACGGTGCAGCAGGTGCCGATGGGGCCCGACGGGCTGCCTTTGGAAACGTCCCCCGTCACCAGCAGCTACGTCCAGACCATGGACAGGAACTTCCGCAAGAACGGCAACGGGGGCCCCGGCAGCTACCTGGGCCAGGCGGGCACGGCCACCCTCCCTCGCAACTACCACTACCCCGACGGCTACGGCCGCCCCTACGAGGACGGGTACCCGGGCAGCGACCACAGCTACGGCAGCCTGTCCCGCGTCACTCGCATCGACGAGCGCTGGCGCCCCTCCATGGACACCTACCGCGCCCCCAGCCGCCAGGACATCTacggcccccagccccaggtgcGCGTCGGGGGCAGCAACATGGACCTCAACCATTTCCACCCCGAGCCCTACGGCCTGGAGGATGACCAGCGCAGCGTAGGCTTTGAAGATGTGGACTACGGTCTCATGTCTGACTATGGCACGGCCAGGAGGGCGGGGACCCCGTCTGATGCTCGGCGGCGGCTCAG GAGTTGTGAAGACATGCTGGTGGATGAAGTGGCCCCCGACCGGTACTACTGGGCCCCGTTGGCCCAGCACGAGCGGGGCAGCCTGGCCAGCCTGGACAGCCTGCGGAAAggcggcccggccccggggaACTGGCGCCAGCCGGAGCTGCCGGAGGTCATCGCCATGCTGAGCTTCCGCCTGGACGCCGTCAAGTCCAACGCGGCCGCCTACCTGCAGCACCTGTGCTACCGCAACGACAAGGTGAAGACAGAGGTGCGCCGGCTGAAGGGCATCCCCGTGCTCGTGGGGCTGCTGGATCACCCCAAGAAGGAGGTGCACTACGGCGCCTGTGGGGCTCTCAAGAACATCTCCTTCGGCAAGGACCAGGATAACAAGATCGCCATCAAGAACTGCGACGGCGTGCCCGCCCTGGTGCGCCTGCTGCGCAAGGCCCACGACATGGACCTCACCGAGGTCATCACAG GGACGCTGTGGAACCTGTCCTCACACGACTCCATCAAGATGGCCATTGTGGATCACGCACTACATGCCCTGACCGATGAGGTGGTCATTCCCCGCTCCGGCTGGGAGCGGGAGCCCAACGAGGATTCCAAACCCCGCCATATAGAGTGGGAGTCGGTGCTCACCAACACTGCTGGCTGCCTTAG gaaTGTGAGCTCGGAGCGGAGCGAGGCCCGTCGGAAGCTGCGGGAATGTGACGGGCTGGTGGACGCCCTGATCTACATCGTGCAGTCTGAGATTGGCCAGAAGGACTCGGACAGCAAG CTGGTGGAGAACTGTGTGTGCCTGCTGAGGAACTTGTCCTACCAAGTCCACCGCGAGATCCCCCACGCCGAGCGCTACCAGGAGACACCCCTTGTCCCTGCCAACAACGCTGGGCCCCACAATGCCAGCTGCTTCGGGGCCAAGAAAGGCAAAG GTAAAAAGCTCCCAGAAGACCCTGGTGCTGACACGGTGGATTTTCCCAAAAGAACAACTCCAGCCAAAG GCTACGAGCTCCTCTTCCAGCCAGAGGTGGTGCGGATATACATCTCCCTGCTGAAGGAAAGCAAGACTCCAGCTATTCTGGAGGCTTCAGCAGGAGCCATCCAGAACCTGTGCGCAGGCAGCTGGACG TACGGCCGGTGCATCCGCTCAGCCCTGCGCCAGGAGAAGGGGCTCTCTGCCATTGCCGACCTCCTGAGCCATGACAGCGAGCGCGTGGTCAAAGCGGCGTCCGGCGCCCTGCGCAACCTGGCCGTGGACCTGCGCAACAAGGAGCTGATCG GCAAACATGCCATCCCCAACCTAGTGAAGAACCTGCCTGGAGGCCAGCAGACCCCTGCCAAAAATCTCTCTGAGGACACAGTGGTGTCAATCCTCAACACTATCAATGAAGTGATCGTGGACAACCTTGAGGCGGCCAAAAAGCTCCGGGAAACACAGGGGATTGAGAAGCTTGTGCTGATTAACAAATCTGG GAACCGCTCAGAGAGAGAAGTCCGGGCAGCCGCCCTCGTCTTGCAGACAGTCTGGGGCTATAAGGAGCTGCGGAAGCCCCTTGAGAAGGAAGGCTGGAAGAAGTCAGATTTCCAG GTGAACCTGAGCAATGCTTCTCGGACCCAGGGAGGCAACTCCTTTGATGACAGCACCTTGCCTCTCATCGACAGGAACCAAAAAACAG ACAAGAAATCCTCCCGGGAGGAGATCCAGATGAGCAACATGGGACCAG acAACTATTCCACACTCAACGAGAGGGACCACAGCAGGACACTGGACCGATCCGGTGACCTCGGAGAGATGGAGCCGGTGAAGGCAGCGCCATTGATG caggaggaggggcaggagtCGCAGCCTGAGgtagaggaggaggaggaagatgctgctgtgccctccccCATGTCG CAGAAGATCTAG
- the CTNND1 gene encoding catenin delta-1 isoform X1, whose translation MQDPGQIVEETYTMEEDPEGAMSVVSVETSDDGTTRRTETTVKKVVKTVTTRTVQQVPMGPDGLPLETSPVTSSYVQTMDRNFRKNGNGGPGSYLGQAGTATLPRNYHYPDGYGRPYEDGYPGSDHSYGSLSRVTRIDERWRPSMDTYRAPSRQDIYGPQPQVRVGGSNMDLNHFHPEPYGLEDDQRSVGFEDVDYGLMSDYGTARRAGTPSDARRRLRSCEDMLVDEVAPDRYYWAPLAQHERGSLASLDSLRKGGPAPGNWRQPELPEVIAMLSFRLDAVKSNAAAYLQHLCYRNDKVKTEVRRLKGIPVLVGLLDHPKKEVHYGACGALKNISFGKDQDNKIAIKNCDGVPALVRLLRKAHDMDLTEVITGTLWNLSSHDSIKMAIVDHALHALTDEVVIPRSGWEREPNEDSKPRHIEWESVLTNTAGCLRNVSSERSEARRKLRECDGLVDALIYIVQSEIGQKDSDSKLVENCVCLLRNLSYQVHREIPHAERYQETPLVPANNAGPHNASCFGAKKGKDEWFSRGKKLPEDPGADTVDFPKRTTPAKGYELLFQPEVVRIYISLLKESKTPAILEASAGAIQNLCAGSWTYGRCIRSALRQEKGLSAIADLLSHDSERVVKAASGALRNLAVDLRNKELIGKHAIPNLVKNLPGGQQTPAKNLSEDTVVSILNTINEVIVDNLEAAKKLRETQGIEKLVLINKSGNRSEREVRAAALVLQTVWGYKELRKPLEKEGWKKSDFQVNLSNASRTQGGNSFDDSTLPLIDRNQKTDKKSSREEIQMSNMGPDNYSTLNERDHSRTLDRSGDLGEMEPVKAAPLMQEEGQESQPEVEEEEEDAAVPSPMSQKI comes from the exons ATGCAGGACCCGGGCCAGATCGTGGAGGAGACGTACACCATGGAGGAGGACCCTGAAGGTGCCATGTCGGTCGTGTCTGTGGAGACATCAGATGATGGGACAACTCGGCGTACAGAGACCACG GTGAAGAAAGTGGTGAAGACTGTGACCACCCGGACGGTGCAGCAGGTGCCGATGGGGCCCGACGGGCTGCCTTTGGAAACGTCCCCCGTCACCAGCAGCTACGTCCAGACCATGGACAGGAACTTCCGCAAGAACGGCAACGGGGGCCCCGGCAGCTACCTGGGCCAGGCGGGCACGGCCACCCTCCCTCGCAACTACCACTACCCCGACGGCTACGGCCGCCCCTACGAGGACGGGTACCCGGGCAGCGACCACAGCTACGGCAGCCTGTCCCGCGTCACTCGCATCGACGAGCGCTGGCGCCCCTCCATGGACACCTACCGCGCCCCCAGCCGCCAGGACATCTacggcccccagccccaggtgcGCGTCGGGGGCAGCAACATGGACCTCAACCATTTCCACCCCGAGCCCTACGGCCTGGAGGATGACCAGCGCAGCGTAGGCTTTGAAGATGTGGACTACGGTCTCATGTCTGACTATGGCACGGCCAGGAGGGCGGGGACCCCGTCTGATGCTCGGCGGCGGCTCAG GAGTTGTGAAGACATGCTGGTGGATGAAGTGGCCCCCGACCGGTACTACTGGGCCCCGTTGGCCCAGCACGAGCGGGGCAGCCTGGCCAGCCTGGACAGCCTGCGGAAAggcggcccggccccggggaACTGGCGCCAGCCGGAGCTGCCGGAGGTCATCGCCATGCTGAGCTTCCGCCTGGACGCCGTCAAGTCCAACGCGGCCGCCTACCTGCAGCACCTGTGCTACCGCAACGACAAGGTGAAGACAGAGGTGCGCCGGCTGAAGGGCATCCCCGTGCTCGTGGGGCTGCTGGATCACCCCAAGAAGGAGGTGCACTACGGCGCCTGTGGGGCTCTCAAGAACATCTCCTTCGGCAAGGACCAGGATAACAAGATCGCCATCAAGAACTGCGACGGCGTGCCCGCCCTGGTGCGCCTGCTGCGCAAGGCCCACGACATGGACCTCACCGAGGTCATCACAG GGACGCTGTGGAACCTGTCCTCACACGACTCCATCAAGATGGCCATTGTGGATCACGCACTACATGCCCTGACCGATGAGGTGGTCATTCCCCGCTCCGGCTGGGAGCGGGAGCCCAACGAGGATTCCAAACCCCGCCATATAGAGTGGGAGTCGGTGCTCACCAACACTGCTGGCTGCCTTAG gaaTGTGAGCTCGGAGCGGAGCGAGGCCCGTCGGAAGCTGCGGGAATGTGACGGGCTGGTGGACGCCCTGATCTACATCGTGCAGTCTGAGATTGGCCAGAAGGACTCGGACAGCAAG CTGGTGGAGAACTGTGTGTGCCTGCTGAGGAACTTGTCCTACCAAGTCCACCGCGAGATCCCCCACGCCGAGCGCTACCAGGAGACACCCCTTGTCCCTGCCAACAACGCTGGGCCCCACAATGCCAGCTGCTTCGGGGCCAAGAAAGGCAAAG ACGAGTGGTTCTCCAGAG GTAAAAAGCTCCCAGAAGACCCTGGTGCTGACACGGTGGATTTTCCCAAAAGAACAACTCCAGCCAAAG GCTACGAGCTCCTCTTCCAGCCAGAGGTGGTGCGGATATACATCTCCCTGCTGAAGGAAAGCAAGACTCCAGCTATTCTGGAGGCTTCAGCAGGAGCCATCCAGAACCTGTGCGCAGGCAGCTGGACG TACGGCCGGTGCATCCGCTCAGCCCTGCGCCAGGAGAAGGGGCTCTCTGCCATTGCCGACCTCCTGAGCCATGACAGCGAGCGCGTGGTCAAAGCGGCGTCCGGCGCCCTGCGCAACCTGGCCGTGGACCTGCGCAACAAGGAGCTGATCG GCAAACATGCCATCCCCAACCTAGTGAAGAACCTGCCTGGAGGCCAGCAGACCCCTGCCAAAAATCTCTCTGAGGACACAGTGGTGTCAATCCTCAACACTATCAATGAAGTGATCGTGGACAACCTTGAGGCGGCCAAAAAGCTCCGGGAAACACAGGGGATTGAGAAGCTTGTGCTGATTAACAAATCTGG GAACCGCTCAGAGAGAGAAGTCCGGGCAGCCGCCCTCGTCTTGCAGACAGTCTGGGGCTATAAGGAGCTGCGGAAGCCCCTTGAGAAGGAAGGCTGGAAGAAGTCAGATTTCCAG GTGAACCTGAGCAATGCTTCTCGGACCCAGGGAGGCAACTCCTTTGATGACAGCACCTTGCCTCTCATCGACAGGAACCAAAAAACAG ACAAGAAATCCTCCCGGGAGGAGATCCAGATGAGCAACATGGGACCAG acAACTATTCCACACTCAACGAGAGGGACCACAGCAGGACACTGGACCGATCCGGTGACCTCGGAGAGATGGAGCCGGTGAAGGCAGCGCCATTGATG caggaggaggggcaggagtCGCAGCCTGAGgtagaggaggaggaggaagatgctgctgtgccctccccCATGTCG CAGAAGATCTAG
- the CTNND1 gene encoding catenin delta-1 isoform X6 codes for MQDPGQIVEETYTMEEDPEGAMSVVSVETSDDGTTRRTETTVKKVVKTVTTRTVQQVPMGPDGLPLETSPVTSSYVQTMDRNFRKNGNGGPGSYLGQAGTATLPRNYHYPDGYGRPYEDGYPGSDHSYGSLSRVTRIDERWRPSMDTYRAPSRQDIYGPQPQVRVGGSNMDLNHFHPEPYGLEDDQRSVGFEDVDYGLMSDYGTARRAGTPSDARRRLRSCEDMLVDEVAPDRYYWAPLAQHERGSLASLDSLRKGGPAPGNWRQPELPEVIAMLSFRLDAVKSNAAAYLQHLCYRNDKVKTEVRRLKGIPVLVGLLDHPKKEVHYGACGALKNISFGKDQDNKIAIKNCDGVPALVRLLRKAHDMDLTEVITGTLWNLSSHDSIKMAIVDHALHALTDEVVIPRSGWEREPNEDSKPRHIEWESVLTNTAGCLRNVSSERSEARRKLRECDGLVDALIYIVQSEIGQKDSDSKLVENCVCLLRNLSYQVHREIPHAERYQETPLVPANNAGPHNASCFGAKKGKGKKLPEDPGADTVDFPKRTTPAKGYELLFQPEVVRIYISLLKESKTPAILEASAGAIQNLCAGSWTYGRCIRSALRQEKGLSAIADLLSHDSERVVKAASGALRNLAVDLRNKELIGKHAIPNLVKNLPGGQQTPAKNLSEDTVVSILNTINEVIVDNLEAAKKLRETQGIEKLVLINKSGNRSEREVRAAALVLQTVWGYKELRKPLEKEGWKKSDFQVNLSNASRTQGGNSFDDSTLPLIDRNQKTDKKSSREEIQMSNMGPDNYSTLNERDHSRTLDRSGDLGEMEPVKAAPLMKI; via the exons ATGCAGGACCCGGGCCAGATCGTGGAGGAGACGTACACCATGGAGGAGGACCCTGAAGGTGCCATGTCGGTCGTGTCTGTGGAGACATCAGATGATGGGACAACTCGGCGTACAGAGACCACG GTGAAGAAAGTGGTGAAGACTGTGACCACCCGGACGGTGCAGCAGGTGCCGATGGGGCCCGACGGGCTGCCTTTGGAAACGTCCCCCGTCACCAGCAGCTACGTCCAGACCATGGACAGGAACTTCCGCAAGAACGGCAACGGGGGCCCCGGCAGCTACCTGGGCCAGGCGGGCACGGCCACCCTCCCTCGCAACTACCACTACCCCGACGGCTACGGCCGCCCCTACGAGGACGGGTACCCGGGCAGCGACCACAGCTACGGCAGCCTGTCCCGCGTCACTCGCATCGACGAGCGCTGGCGCCCCTCCATGGACACCTACCGCGCCCCCAGCCGCCAGGACATCTacggcccccagccccaggtgcGCGTCGGGGGCAGCAACATGGACCTCAACCATTTCCACCCCGAGCCCTACGGCCTGGAGGATGACCAGCGCAGCGTAGGCTTTGAAGATGTGGACTACGGTCTCATGTCTGACTATGGCACGGCCAGGAGGGCGGGGACCCCGTCTGATGCTCGGCGGCGGCTCAG GAGTTGTGAAGACATGCTGGTGGATGAAGTGGCCCCCGACCGGTACTACTGGGCCCCGTTGGCCCAGCACGAGCGGGGCAGCCTGGCCAGCCTGGACAGCCTGCGGAAAggcggcccggccccggggaACTGGCGCCAGCCGGAGCTGCCGGAGGTCATCGCCATGCTGAGCTTCCGCCTGGACGCCGTCAAGTCCAACGCGGCCGCCTACCTGCAGCACCTGTGCTACCGCAACGACAAGGTGAAGACAGAGGTGCGCCGGCTGAAGGGCATCCCCGTGCTCGTGGGGCTGCTGGATCACCCCAAGAAGGAGGTGCACTACGGCGCCTGTGGGGCTCTCAAGAACATCTCCTTCGGCAAGGACCAGGATAACAAGATCGCCATCAAGAACTGCGACGGCGTGCCCGCCCTGGTGCGCCTGCTGCGCAAGGCCCACGACATGGACCTCACCGAGGTCATCACAG GGACGCTGTGGAACCTGTCCTCACACGACTCCATCAAGATGGCCATTGTGGATCACGCACTACATGCCCTGACCGATGAGGTGGTCATTCCCCGCTCCGGCTGGGAGCGGGAGCCCAACGAGGATTCCAAACCCCGCCATATAGAGTGGGAGTCGGTGCTCACCAACACTGCTGGCTGCCTTAG gaaTGTGAGCTCGGAGCGGAGCGAGGCCCGTCGGAAGCTGCGGGAATGTGACGGGCTGGTGGACGCCCTGATCTACATCGTGCAGTCTGAGATTGGCCAGAAGGACTCGGACAGCAAG CTGGTGGAGAACTGTGTGTGCCTGCTGAGGAACTTGTCCTACCAAGTCCACCGCGAGATCCCCCACGCCGAGCGCTACCAGGAGACACCCCTTGTCCCTGCCAACAACGCTGGGCCCCACAATGCCAGCTGCTTCGGGGCCAAGAAAGGCAAAG GTAAAAAGCTCCCAGAAGACCCTGGTGCTGACACGGTGGATTTTCCCAAAAGAACAACTCCAGCCAAAG GCTACGAGCTCCTCTTCCAGCCAGAGGTGGTGCGGATATACATCTCCCTGCTGAAGGAAAGCAAGACTCCAGCTATTCTGGAGGCTTCAGCAGGAGCCATCCAGAACCTGTGCGCAGGCAGCTGGACG TACGGCCGGTGCATCCGCTCAGCCCTGCGCCAGGAGAAGGGGCTCTCTGCCATTGCCGACCTCCTGAGCCATGACAGCGAGCGCGTGGTCAAAGCGGCGTCCGGCGCCCTGCGCAACCTGGCCGTGGACCTGCGCAACAAGGAGCTGATCG GCAAACATGCCATCCCCAACCTAGTGAAGAACCTGCCTGGAGGCCAGCAGACCCCTGCCAAAAATCTCTCTGAGGACACAGTGGTGTCAATCCTCAACACTATCAATGAAGTGATCGTGGACAACCTTGAGGCGGCCAAAAAGCTCCGGGAAACACAGGGGATTGAGAAGCTTGTGCTGATTAACAAATCTGG GAACCGCTCAGAGAGAGAAGTCCGGGCAGCCGCCCTCGTCTTGCAGACAGTCTGGGGCTATAAGGAGCTGCGGAAGCCCCTTGAGAAGGAAGGCTGGAAGAAGTCAGATTTCCAG GTGAACCTGAGCAATGCTTCTCGGACCCAGGGAGGCAACTCCTTTGATGACAGCACCTTGCCTCTCATCGACAGGAACCAAAAAACAG ACAAGAAATCCTCCCGGGAGGAGATCCAGATGAGCAACATGGGACCAG acAACTATTCCACACTCAACGAGAGGGACCACAGCAGGACACTGGACCGATCCGGTGACCTCGGAGAGATGGAGCCGGTGAAGGCAGCGCCATTGATG AAGATCTAG
- the CTNND1 gene encoding catenin delta-1 isoform X2 has product MQDPGQIVEETYTMEEDPEGAMSVVSVETSDDGTTRRTETTVKKVVKTVTTRTVQQVPMGPDGLPLETSPVTSSYVQTMDRNFRKNGNGGPGSYLGQAGTATLPRNYHYPDGYGRPYEDGYPGSDHSYGSLSRVTRIDERWRPSMDTYRAPSRQDIYGPQPQVRVGGSNMDLNHFHPEPYGLEDDQRSVGFEDVDYGLMSDYGTARRAGTPSDARRRLRSCEDMLVDEVAPDRYYWAPLAQHERGSLASLDSLRKGGPAPGNWRQPELPEVIAMLSFRLDAVKSNAAAYLQHLCYRNDKVKTEVRRLKGIPVLVGLLDHPKKEVHYGACGALKNISFGKDQDNKIAIKNCDGVPALVRLLRKAHDMDLTEVITGTLWNLSSHDSIKMAIVDHALHALTDEVVIPRSGWEREPNEDSKPRHIEWESVLTNTAGCLRNVSSERSEARRKLRECDGLVDALIYIVQSEIGQKDSDSKLVENCVCLLRNLSYQVHREIPHAERYQETPLVPANNAGPHNASCFGAKKGKDEWFSRGKKLPEDPGADTVDFPKRTTPAKGYELLFQPEVVRIYISLLKESKTPAILEASAGAIQNLCAGSWTYGRCIRSALRQEKGLSAIADLLSHDSERVVKAASGALRNLAVDLRNKELIGKHAIPNLVKNLPGGQQTPAKNLSEDTVVSILNTINEVIVDNLEAAKKLRETQGIEKLVLINKSGNRSEREVRAAALVLQTVWGYKELRKPLEKEGWKKSDFQVNLSNASRTQGGNSFDDSTLPLIDRNQKTDKKSSREEIQMSNMGPDNYSTLNERDHSRTLDRSGDLGEMEPVKAAPLMQEEGQESQPEVEEEEEDAAVPSPMSKI; this is encoded by the exons ATGCAGGACCCGGGCCAGATCGTGGAGGAGACGTACACCATGGAGGAGGACCCTGAAGGTGCCATGTCGGTCGTGTCTGTGGAGACATCAGATGATGGGACAACTCGGCGTACAGAGACCACG GTGAAGAAAGTGGTGAAGACTGTGACCACCCGGACGGTGCAGCAGGTGCCGATGGGGCCCGACGGGCTGCCTTTGGAAACGTCCCCCGTCACCAGCAGCTACGTCCAGACCATGGACAGGAACTTCCGCAAGAACGGCAACGGGGGCCCCGGCAGCTACCTGGGCCAGGCGGGCACGGCCACCCTCCCTCGCAACTACCACTACCCCGACGGCTACGGCCGCCCCTACGAGGACGGGTACCCGGGCAGCGACCACAGCTACGGCAGCCTGTCCCGCGTCACTCGCATCGACGAGCGCTGGCGCCCCTCCATGGACACCTACCGCGCCCCCAGCCGCCAGGACATCTacggcccccagccccaggtgcGCGTCGGGGGCAGCAACATGGACCTCAACCATTTCCACCCCGAGCCCTACGGCCTGGAGGATGACCAGCGCAGCGTAGGCTTTGAAGATGTGGACTACGGTCTCATGTCTGACTATGGCACGGCCAGGAGGGCGGGGACCCCGTCTGATGCTCGGCGGCGGCTCAG GAGTTGTGAAGACATGCTGGTGGATGAAGTGGCCCCCGACCGGTACTACTGGGCCCCGTTGGCCCAGCACGAGCGGGGCAGCCTGGCCAGCCTGGACAGCCTGCGGAAAggcggcccggccccggggaACTGGCGCCAGCCGGAGCTGCCGGAGGTCATCGCCATGCTGAGCTTCCGCCTGGACGCCGTCAAGTCCAACGCGGCCGCCTACCTGCAGCACCTGTGCTACCGCAACGACAAGGTGAAGACAGAGGTGCGCCGGCTGAAGGGCATCCCCGTGCTCGTGGGGCTGCTGGATCACCCCAAGAAGGAGGTGCACTACGGCGCCTGTGGGGCTCTCAAGAACATCTCCTTCGGCAAGGACCAGGATAACAAGATCGCCATCAAGAACTGCGACGGCGTGCCCGCCCTGGTGCGCCTGCTGCGCAAGGCCCACGACATGGACCTCACCGAGGTCATCACAG GGACGCTGTGGAACCTGTCCTCACACGACTCCATCAAGATGGCCATTGTGGATCACGCACTACATGCCCTGACCGATGAGGTGGTCATTCCCCGCTCCGGCTGGGAGCGGGAGCCCAACGAGGATTCCAAACCCCGCCATATAGAGTGGGAGTCGGTGCTCACCAACACTGCTGGCTGCCTTAG gaaTGTGAGCTCGGAGCGGAGCGAGGCCCGTCGGAAGCTGCGGGAATGTGACGGGCTGGTGGACGCCCTGATCTACATCGTGCAGTCTGAGATTGGCCAGAAGGACTCGGACAGCAAG CTGGTGGAGAACTGTGTGTGCCTGCTGAGGAACTTGTCCTACCAAGTCCACCGCGAGATCCCCCACGCCGAGCGCTACCAGGAGACACCCCTTGTCCCTGCCAACAACGCTGGGCCCCACAATGCCAGCTGCTTCGGGGCCAAGAAAGGCAAAG ACGAGTGGTTCTCCAGAG GTAAAAAGCTCCCAGAAGACCCTGGTGCTGACACGGTGGATTTTCCCAAAAGAACAACTCCAGCCAAAG GCTACGAGCTCCTCTTCCAGCCAGAGGTGGTGCGGATATACATCTCCCTGCTGAAGGAAAGCAAGACTCCAGCTATTCTGGAGGCTTCAGCAGGAGCCATCCAGAACCTGTGCGCAGGCAGCTGGACG TACGGCCGGTGCATCCGCTCAGCCCTGCGCCAGGAGAAGGGGCTCTCTGCCATTGCCGACCTCCTGAGCCATGACAGCGAGCGCGTGGTCAAAGCGGCGTCCGGCGCCCTGCGCAACCTGGCCGTGGACCTGCGCAACAAGGAGCTGATCG GCAAACATGCCATCCCCAACCTAGTGAAGAACCTGCCTGGAGGCCAGCAGACCCCTGCCAAAAATCTCTCTGAGGACACAGTGGTGTCAATCCTCAACACTATCAATGAAGTGATCGTGGACAACCTTGAGGCGGCCAAAAAGCTCCGGGAAACACAGGGGATTGAGAAGCTTGTGCTGATTAACAAATCTGG GAACCGCTCAGAGAGAGAAGTCCGGGCAGCCGCCCTCGTCTTGCAGACAGTCTGGGGCTATAAGGAGCTGCGGAAGCCCCTTGAGAAGGAAGGCTGGAAGAAGTCAGATTTCCAG GTGAACCTGAGCAATGCTTCTCGGACCCAGGGAGGCAACTCCTTTGATGACAGCACCTTGCCTCTCATCGACAGGAACCAAAAAACAG ACAAGAAATCCTCCCGGGAGGAGATCCAGATGAGCAACATGGGACCAG acAACTATTCCACACTCAACGAGAGGGACCACAGCAGGACACTGGACCGATCCGGTGACCTCGGAGAGATGGAGCCGGTGAAGGCAGCGCCATTGATG caggaggaggggcaggagtCGCAGCCTGAGgtagaggaggaggaggaagatgctgctgtgccctccccCATGTCG AAGATCTAG